One genomic segment of Polyodon spathula isolate WHYD16114869_AA chromosome 17, ASM1765450v1, whole genome shotgun sequence includes these proteins:
- the soul3 gene encoding heme-binding protein soul3 has translation MDTSAGCRLNGGGGDSGSGMITLEDLESFTDDQDLDSACHSQGSGSLEEDTEPIEEERGRLLHYWQDIGRVHQVDVPTDMAVPIHQLTTNNNSSTAREKVPFTLITQKKKCGEILYEKRHYEKAKWACIRVHEEKYEQSTCLGFMKLMRYICEQNSTGSYLGMTVPIVTVVRTEQSRSLLSREVMVAYHLPAQHQDHPPQPNDTDIVIQEWPASIIYTRSFSSVTNEDSILNQISLLVEVLDMPQIHLEDSFIVAGYTNPAAPVRRNEIWVLHRL, from the exons atggATACGAGCGCAGGCTGTCGGTTAAACGGCGGTGGCGGTGACTCCGGCTCCGGAATGATCACCCTGGAAGATTTGGAATCCTTCACCGATGACCAGGACTTGGACTCGGCTTGCCACAGCCAAGGCAGCGGCAGTCTGGAAGAGGACACAGAGCCCATAGAGGAAGAGCGGGGCAGGCTGCTCCATTACTGGCAGGATATCGGCAGGGTGCACCAGGTGGATGTGCCCACAG ATATGGCTGTGCCGATCCACCAGCTGACaaccaacaacaacagcagcacagcccgGGAGAAGGTTCCCTTCACTCTGATTACCCAGAAAAAAAAG tGTGGAGAAATACTGTATGAGAAACGGCACTATGAGAAAGCCAAGTGGGCTTGCATCCGAGTACACGAAGAGAAGTACGAGCAGAGCACATGCCTCGGGTTCATGAAGCTCATGAGATACATCTGTGAGCAAAACTCAACAG GTTCCTATCTGGGGATGACAGTCCCCATCGTGACAGTGGTCCGCACGGAGCAGTCCCGGTCACTGCTCTCACGGGAGGTGATGGTCGCGTACCACCTGCCAGCACAGCACCAGGATCACCCGCCGCAGCCCAACGACACAGACATCGTCATTCAAGAGTGGCCCGCGAGCATCATTTACACAAG ATCCTTCAGCAGCGTGACTAATGAAGACTCCATTCTGAACCAGATCAgcctgctggtggaggtgctGGACATGCCACAGATCCACTTGGAGGATTCCTTCATCGTGGCTGGATACACCAACCCCGCCGCCCCGGTCCGACGCAATGAAATCTGGGTCCTGCACAGGCTATGA